A genomic stretch from Candidatus Hydrogenedentota bacterium includes:
- the pgsA gene encoding CDP-diacylglycerol--glycerol-3-phosphate 3-phosphatidyltransferase — translation MNLPNLLTIARCILAAFFVLCMSFDHVGCYTIAYLLFIVASITDYYDGKIAREQNLVTNFGKLLDPVADKILMVSAFIMLMGVPDLFIPGWAVIAILAREFLITGARSLAATEGAVIPANMWGKAKTVLQMTYVFVVMALLLLWRFACLSPALFDRLPGSRENYATALQYISLVGIILVAAYTISSGIQFFWANWKALKLHQI, via the coding sequence ATGAATTTACCCAACCTTTTAACAATTGCCCGCTGTATTTTAGCCGCTTTTTTTGTTTTGTGCATGTCTTTTGATCATGTTGGCTGCTACACGATTGCGTATCTATTATTCATCGTGGCGTCCATCACCGATTATTATGACGGTAAGATTGCACGGGAACAAAATCTCGTCACCAATTTCGGAAAATTGCTTGATCCGGTGGCGGATAAGATCTTGATGGTCTCGGCCTTTATCATGCTCATGGGCGTGCCCGATCTCTTTATTCCCGGCTGGGCGGTCATCGCGATTCTCGCCCGCGAATTCCTCATTACGGGCGCCCGCTCTTTGGCCGCTACGGAAGGTGCCGTTATCCCTGCCAATATGTGGGGAAAAGCAAAAACCGTACTTCAAATGACCTATGTGTTTGTGGTCATGGCGCTGCTCCTTTTGTGGCGATTCGCCTGTCTATCCCCTGCGCTGTTTGATAGACTTCCGGGCAGCCGAGAAAACTATGCGACGGCGCTGCAATACATTTCGCTTGTCGGTATTATTTTGGTTGCAGCCTACACCATTTCTTCCGGTATTCAGTTTTTCTGGGCAAATTGGAAGGCGTTAAAGCTTCACCAAATCTAG